From the genome of Polyangiaceae bacterium, one region includes:
- a CDS encoding glycosyltransferase family 1 protein, which yields MRIAIIAPGSRGDIQPYVPLGVGLVRAGHSVRVVTNVDHGALVKSYGLELWSMDIDVQSALQSDKVSASLESGSHIASFRQLAEIAKRGTRLLLDVGLAACKDVDVVVTGITGAFMAEGFAKHYGVPLVQAFNVPLTSTTEYPGALMPGLSWGPSIRRISHAITRQGMWMMMRAMANGVRQEKLGMPKAPLFVSGRQSGIVPGPVLYGFSAEVLPRSSDWGDDIEITGYWFADEPEGWAPPRELEAFLAAGPKPICIGFGSMSQRDPEATTRLVLDAIARSGQRAILIAGWGGLQVNERPEHVFQVDSIHHSWLYPRMAAVVHHGGAGTTSAGLRAGVPSIVVPFHGDQPFWGKRVHDLGAGPAPVARNRLTAERLAKAIDVAVHDKAMAVRAAELGARIRKENGVMRAVAAIERIAKGREQRELRTV from the coding sequence ATGCGTATCGCGATCATCGCGCCTGGGAGCCGAGGGGACATTCAGCCGTATGTGCCTTTGGGCGTGGGTTTGGTCCGGGCGGGCCACTCGGTCCGCGTGGTGACGAACGTCGATCATGGGGCGCTCGTGAAGTCGTATGGGCTCGAATTGTGGTCCATGGATATCGATGTGCAATCGGCGCTGCAATCGGACAAGGTGAGCGCTTCGCTGGAGAGCGGAAGTCACATTGCGTCGTTTCGGCAACTCGCTGAAATTGCCAAGCGAGGGACGCGGCTGCTCCTCGATGTGGGGCTTGCTGCATGCAAAGACGTGGATGTCGTCGTGACGGGAATCACGGGTGCATTCATGGCCGAAGGATTTGCCAAGCATTATGGCGTGCCATTGGTGCAGGCGTTCAACGTGCCCTTGACCTCCACGACGGAATACCCGGGAGCGCTCATGCCGGGTTTGTCCTGGGGCCCGTCGATTCGCCGCATTTCCCACGCGATCACGCGACAGGGCATGTGGATGATGATGCGTGCGATGGCCAATGGCGTGCGCCAGGAAAAACTTGGCATGCCGAAAGCGCCGCTCTTCGTGTCCGGTCGTCAATCGGGCATCGTGCCCGGGCCGGTTCTTTATGGATTCAGTGCGGAAGTATTACCGCGATCATCCGATTGGGGTGATGATATCGAGATTACCGGGTATTGGTTCGCAGACGAACCCGAGGGGTGGGCGCCCCCGCGAGAGCTGGAAGCATTTCTTGCTGCAGGTCCCAAGCCCATTTGCATTGGATTTGGCAGCATGAGCCAGCGTGATCCAGAAGCGACGACGCGCCTGGTGCTCGATGCGATCGCGCGTTCGGGACAACGGGCCATTTTGATTGCTGGCTGGGGAGGCCTTCAGGTGAACGAGCGGCCCGAGCATGTTTTCCAGGTCGATTCGATTCATCATTCGTGGCTCTATCCGCGCATGGCTGCGGTCGTGCACCACGGCGGCGCTGGAACGACGTCCGCTGGGCTTCGAGCGGGCGTGCCGTCCATCGTCGTCCCATTTCATGGGGATCAACCATTTTGGGGAAAACGCGTTCACGATCTGGGAGCGGGACCCGCTCCGGTTGCACGAAATCGGCTGACCGCAGAACGTTTGGCAAAAGCCATCGACGTTGCAGTACACGACAAAGCGATGGCCGTCCGCGCGGCCGAGCTAGGTGCGCGAATTCGCAAGGAAAATGGCGTCATGCGTGCCGTCGCGGCCATTGAGCGAATTGCAAAGGGGCGCGAACAGCGCGAGCTGCGAACGGTTTGA